In Rattus norvegicus strain BN/NHsdMcwi chromosome 3, GRCr8, whole genome shotgun sequence, a genomic segment contains:
- the Or4k48b gene encoding olfactory receptor Olr775, whose translation MHGENQTVVSEFIFWGLANSKNLQILLFLIFLMLYLLIVSGNIVILILITTDPYLHSPMYFLLANLSFIDMWLSSNTTPKMITDILRENKTISFAGCMSQVFFSHCIVGAEMVLLVVMAYDRYVAICKPLHYFTTMNLKRCTGLVLVSWTVGFIHGISYVLVVMQLPFCGPNKIDSFFSDMPLVIKLACMDSHDLNTLMNVECGVLAVTFFVVLLISYTYILILVHQSSNVGALKALSTCSAHITVVMVFFVPCFFIYVWPISITWLDKFFAVFYSVFTPLLNPAIYTLRNKEMKNAMKRFIGKFLGVMGNS comes from the coding sequence atgcatggagAAAATCAGACTGTGGTTTCAGAATTTATATTCTGGGGACTTGCCAACTCAAAGAATCTTCAGATCTTACTCTTTTTGATATTCTTAATGCTTTATCTGCTCATCGTGTCTGGAAATATTGTCATCCTGATATTAATAACCACTGACCCCTATCTGCATTCTCCCATGTACTTTTTGTTGGCGAACCTGTCTTTTATTGATATGTGGCTCTCCTCAAACACCACTCCTAAGATGATCACAGACATTCTTCGGGAAAACAAGACTATTTCTTTTGCAGGATGTATGTCCCAGgtctttttttcccattgcaTTGTTGGAGCAGAGATGGTATTGTTGGTGGTAATGGCTtatgatcgctatgtggccatctgcaaacCACTCCACTATTTCACCACCATGAACCTGAAGCGATGCACTGGGTTGGTGTTGGTTTCCTGGACAGTTGGCTTTATTCATGGTATAAGCTATGTGTTAGTGGTTATGCAGCTACCTTTCTGTGGTCCAAACAAAATAGACAGCTTCTTCTCTGACATGCCACTGGTAATCAAGCTAGCCTGCATGGATTCACATGATTTAAATACTTTAATGAATGTTGAATGTGGTGTTCTGGCTGTAACGTTCTTTGTAGTGTTGCTTATTTCCTACACTTACATCCTTATCCTTGTTCACCAGAGTTCGAATGTTGGAGCTTTGAAGGCTTTGTCCACATGCAGTGCACATATCACAGTGGTGATGGTCTTTTTTGTGCCCTGCTTCTTTATCTATGTGTGGCCCATCAGTATCACCTGGTTGGACAAAttttttgctgtgttttattctgtttttacaCCTCTCCTAAACCCAGCTATTTATACACTGAGAAATAAAGAGATGAAAAATGCTATGAAAAGATTCATTGGCAAATTTCTGGGTGTCATGGGAAATTCCTAA